A section of the Citrus sinensis cultivar Valencia sweet orange chromosome 8, DVS_A1.0, whole genome shotgun sequence genome encodes:
- the LOC102619639 gene encoding YTH domain-containing protein ECT4 isoform X8, whose translation MAATQSQQAPDRTTEDQPADTDKMKEQGALTVGHTRETAVQSGSFGPVGDHSVYSSNIFAPQAQAFYYRGYDNVPGEWDEYPSYVNAEGLELGSSGVYNDNPSLVYHTGYGYSPQMPYGPYSPVTTPSVGGDAHLYSPQQFPFSGPPYYQQMVPPSLPYITSPTPVSQPELNTLMGAEQQNDNMLFGPRSGYPPALGSFGRGGMHGNPGMIGFHDGQQGFDGLRSGGLWSDWSKPSDRQRPLTPISPAVSPQPIGTFGSFGQNVPVASQQQRSFYGFGSGSNSYNRGYMHNAFSQGSNFGGTPISNLAINNRGWISLDSSKRRVRGSGSLCGCNGTLDILNEQNRGPRALKPKSQMTDEHGSSVDQNKESKSVVKILDESYNQPDFVTDYKDAKFFIIKSYSEDNVHKSIKYGVWASTPNGNKKLDAACCEAKEKQDACPVFLFFSVNASAQFCGVAEMIGPVDFEKSVDYWQQDKWSGQFPVKWHIIKDVPNSQFRHIVLENNDNKPVTNSRDTQEVKLEQGIEMLNIFKNYVTDMSILDDFDFYEDRQKAMQERKARQQASLMAVGVVGENDHKNAVTYSTDFIKQMSKSFAQVVRLDEGNKDGMGVDKATSASGGSMGARGKLEDALTAVVSSAQSS comes from the exons ATGGCGGCAACCCAATCACAACAAGCTCCAGATCGTACCACTG AAGATCAACCAGCTGATACAGATAAAATGAAGGAGCAG GGTGCTCTCACTGTAGGACATACAAGGGAGACTGCAGTGCAATCAGGATCTTTTGGTCCTGTTGGAGACCATTCTGTCTACTCATCTAACATTTTTGCACCGCAGGCGCAGGCCTTCTACTATAGAG GTTACGACAATGTTCCTGGTGAATGGGATGAATATCCCTCATATGTCAATGCTGAAGGATTGGAACTTGGATCTTCT GGGGTTTACAACGACAATCCTTCGCTTGTATATCATACTGGATATGGTTACAGTCCACAAATGCCATATGGACCATACTCTCCCGTCACAACTCCTTCTGTTGGTGGAGATGCACATTTATATTCTCCTCAGCAGTTTCCATTCTCTGGGCCACCTTACTACCAGCAGATGGTTCCCCCTAGCTTGCCGTATATTACTTCACCAACTCCAGTTTCACAACCAGAGCTCAATACACTGATGGGTGCTGAGCAACAAAATGATAACATGCTTTTTGGACCGAGGTCTGGTTATCCTCCTGCATTGGGATCTTTTGGTAGAGGCGGTATGCATGGAAATCCTGGTATGATTGGTTTTCATGATGGACAGCAAGGGTTTGATGGATTGAGATCTGGAGGACTTTGGTCAGATTGGTCAAAACCTTCAGACAGACAAAGACCTCTGACCCCAATATCACCTGCTGTGTCTCCTCAACCAATTGGTACATTTGGGTCATTTGGGCAAAATGTTCCAGTG GCATCTCAACAACAAAGATCTTTTTATGGTTTTGGATCAGGTTCGAATTCCTACAATAGAGGTTACATGCACAATGCTTTTAGTCAGGGCTCCAATTTTGGTGGTACGCCAATTTCTAATTTGGCAATTAACAATCGGGGCTGGATTTCTCTTGACTCTAGTAAACGACGTGTGAGGGGTAGTGGTTCTTTATGTGGTTGCAATGGTACTCTTGATATACTAAATGAGCAAAACCGGGGCCCAAGAGCTTTAAAGCCTAAGAGTCAAATGACAGATGAACATGGTTCCTCGGTCGACCAAAACAAAGAAAGCAAGTCTGTGGTTAAGATTCTCGATGAGTCATACAACCAGCCAGATTTTGTCACCGACTACAAAGATGCAAAGTTTTTCATTATCAAGTCTTATAGCGAAGATAATGTACACAAGAGCATCAAATATGGTGTCTGGGCCAGCACACCAAATGGTAACAAGAAGTTAGATGCTGCTTGTTGTGAAGCTAAAGAGAAGCAAGATGCATGTCCAGTGTTTCTCTTCTTTTCG GTTAATGCTAGTGCTCAGTTCTGTGGTGTGGCTGAAATGATTGGTCctgttgattttgaaaagagtGTGGATTACTGGCAGCAAGATAAATGGAGTGGGCAGTTCCCTGTTAAGTGGCATATTATCAAAGATGTCCCAAATAGTCAGTTTCGTCACATTGTACTGGAAAATAATGACAACAAGCCTGTCACTAACAGTCGGGATACACAGGAG GTGAAATTGGAGCAAGGCATTGAGATGTTAAACATCTTTAAGAATTATGTAACCGATATGTCAATCCTggatgattttgatttctatGAAGATCGGCAGAAAGCCATGCAGGAAAGGAAGGCAAGACAGCAAGCTAGCTTGATGGCTGTAGGGGTAGTTGGAGAGAATGATCATAAAAATGCAGTCACCTATTCCACTGATTTTATCAAGCAGATGTCCAAGAGCTTTGCTCAAGTTGTCCGCTTGGATGAGGGTAACAAAGACGGCATGGGTGTAGACAAAGCTACTTCTGCCTCTGGCGGCTCCATGGGTGCCAGAGGTAAACTTGAAGATGCTCTTACTGCCGTCGTCTCTTCTGCTCAGTCCAGTTAG
- the LOC102619639 gene encoding YTH domain-containing protein ECT4 isoform X5, with the protein MDAEDQPADTDKMKEQPLSATNESSVSPNSSQGALTVGHTRETAVQSGSFGPVGDHSVYSSNIFAPQAQAFYYRGYDNVPGEWDEYPSYVNAEGLELGSSGVYNDNPSLVYHTGYGYSPQMPYGPYSPVTTPSVGGDAHLYSPQQFPFSGPPYYQQMVPPSLPYITSPTPVSQPELNTLMGAEQQNDNMLFGPRSGYPPALGSFGRGGMHGNPGMIGFHDGQQGFDGLRSGGLWSDWSKPSDRQRPLTPISPAVSPQPIGTFGSFGQNVPVASQQQRSFYGFGSGSNSYNRGYMHNAFSQGSNFGGTPISNLAINNRGWISLDSSKRRVRGSGSLCGCNGTLDILNEQNRGPRALKPKSQMTDEHGSSVDQNKESKSVVKILDESYNQPDFVTDYKDAKFFIIKSYSEDNVHKSIKYGVWASTPNGNKKLDAACCEAKEKQDACPVFLFFSVNASAQFCGVAEMIGPVDFEKSVDYWQQDKWSGQFPVKWHIIKDVPNSQFRHIVLENNDNKPVTNSRDTQEVKLEQGIEMLNIFKNYVTDMSILDDFDFYEDRQKAMQERKARQQASLMAVGVVGENDHKNAVTYSTDFIKQMSKSFAQVVRLDEGNKDGMGVDKATSASGGSMGARGKLEDALTAVVSSAQSS; encoded by the exons ATGGATGCAGAAGATCAACCAGCTGATACAGATAAAATGAAGGAGCAG CCTCTTTCAGCAACAAATGAGAGCTCAGTTTCTCCTAATTCCTCTCAGGGTGCTCTCACTGTAGGACATACAAGGGAGACTGCAGTGCAATCAGGATCTTTTGGTCCTGTTGGAGACCATTCTGTCTACTCATCTAACATTTTTGCACCGCAGGCGCAGGCCTTCTACTATAGAG GTTACGACAATGTTCCTGGTGAATGGGATGAATATCCCTCATATGTCAATGCTGAAGGATTGGAACTTGGATCTTCT GGGGTTTACAACGACAATCCTTCGCTTGTATATCATACTGGATATGGTTACAGTCCACAAATGCCATATGGACCATACTCTCCCGTCACAACTCCTTCTGTTGGTGGAGATGCACATTTATATTCTCCTCAGCAGTTTCCATTCTCTGGGCCACCTTACTACCAGCAGATGGTTCCCCCTAGCTTGCCGTATATTACTTCACCAACTCCAGTTTCACAACCAGAGCTCAATACACTGATGGGTGCTGAGCAACAAAATGATAACATGCTTTTTGGACCGAGGTCTGGTTATCCTCCTGCATTGGGATCTTTTGGTAGAGGCGGTATGCATGGAAATCCTGGTATGATTGGTTTTCATGATGGACAGCAAGGGTTTGATGGATTGAGATCTGGAGGACTTTGGTCAGATTGGTCAAAACCTTCAGACAGACAAAGACCTCTGACCCCAATATCACCTGCTGTGTCTCCTCAACCAATTGGTACATTTGGGTCATTTGGGCAAAATGTTCCAGTG GCATCTCAACAACAAAGATCTTTTTATGGTTTTGGATCAGGTTCGAATTCCTACAATAGAGGTTACATGCACAATGCTTTTAGTCAGGGCTCCAATTTTGGTGGTACGCCAATTTCTAATTTGGCAATTAACAATCGGGGCTGGATTTCTCTTGACTCTAGTAAACGACGTGTGAGGGGTAGTGGTTCTTTATGTGGTTGCAATGGTACTCTTGATATACTAAATGAGCAAAACCGGGGCCCAAGAGCTTTAAAGCCTAAGAGTCAAATGACAGATGAACATGGTTCCTCGGTCGACCAAAACAAAGAAAGCAAGTCTGTGGTTAAGATTCTCGATGAGTCATACAACCAGCCAGATTTTGTCACCGACTACAAAGATGCAAAGTTTTTCATTATCAAGTCTTATAGCGAAGATAATGTACACAAGAGCATCAAATATGGTGTCTGGGCCAGCACACCAAATGGTAACAAGAAGTTAGATGCTGCTTGTTGTGAAGCTAAAGAGAAGCAAGATGCATGTCCAGTGTTTCTCTTCTTTTCG GTTAATGCTAGTGCTCAGTTCTGTGGTGTGGCTGAAATGATTGGTCctgttgattttgaaaagagtGTGGATTACTGGCAGCAAGATAAATGGAGTGGGCAGTTCCCTGTTAAGTGGCATATTATCAAAGATGTCCCAAATAGTCAGTTTCGTCACATTGTACTGGAAAATAATGACAACAAGCCTGTCACTAACAGTCGGGATACACAGGAG GTGAAATTGGAGCAAGGCATTGAGATGTTAAACATCTTTAAGAATTATGTAACCGATATGTCAATCCTggatgattttgatttctatGAAGATCGGCAGAAAGCCATGCAGGAAAGGAAGGCAAGACAGCAAGCTAGCTTGATGGCTGTAGGGGTAGTTGGAGAGAATGATCATAAAAATGCAGTCACCTATTCCACTGATTTTATCAAGCAGATGTCCAAGAGCTTTGCTCAAGTTGTCCGCTTGGATGAGGGTAACAAAGACGGCATGGGTGTAGACAAAGCTACTTCTGCCTCTGGCGGCTCCATGGGTGCCAGAGGTAAACTTGAAGATGCTCTTACTGCCGTCGTCTCTTCTGCTCAGTCCAGTTAG
- the LOC102619639 gene encoding YTH domain-containing protein ECT4 isoform X10: MDAEDQPADTDKMKEQGALTVGHTRETAVQSGSFGPVGDHSVYSSNIFAPQAQAFYYRGYDNVPGEWDEYPSYVNAEGLELGSSGVYNDNPSLVYHTGYGYSPQMPYGPYSPVTTPSVGGDAHLYSPQQFPFSGPPYYQQMVPPSLPYITSPTPVSQPELNTLMGAEQQNDNMLFGPRSGYPPALGSFGRGGMHGNPGMIGFHDGQQGFDGLRSGGLWSDWSKPSDRQRPLTPISPAVSPQPIGTFGSFGQNVPVASQQQRSFYGFGSGSNSYNRGYMHNAFSQGSNFGGTPISNLAINNRGWISLDSSKRRVRGSGSLCGCNGTLDILNEQNRGPRALKPKSQMTDEHGSSVDQNKESKSVVKILDESYNQPDFVTDYKDAKFFIIKSYSEDNVHKSIKYGVWASTPNGNKKLDAACCEAKEKQDACPVFLFFSVNASAQFCGVAEMIGPVDFEKSVDYWQQDKWSGQFPVKWHIIKDVPNSQFRHIVLENNDNKPVTNSRDTQEVKLEQGIEMLNIFKNYVTDMSILDDFDFYEDRQKAMQERKARQQASLMAVGVVGENDHKNAVTYSTDFIKQMSKSFAQVVRLDEGNKDGMGVDKATSASGGSMGARGKLEDALTAVVSSAQSS; the protein is encoded by the exons ATGGATGCAGAAGATCAACCAGCTGATACAGATAAAATGAAGGAGCAG GGTGCTCTCACTGTAGGACATACAAGGGAGACTGCAGTGCAATCAGGATCTTTTGGTCCTGTTGGAGACCATTCTGTCTACTCATCTAACATTTTTGCACCGCAGGCGCAGGCCTTCTACTATAGAG GTTACGACAATGTTCCTGGTGAATGGGATGAATATCCCTCATATGTCAATGCTGAAGGATTGGAACTTGGATCTTCT GGGGTTTACAACGACAATCCTTCGCTTGTATATCATACTGGATATGGTTACAGTCCACAAATGCCATATGGACCATACTCTCCCGTCACAACTCCTTCTGTTGGTGGAGATGCACATTTATATTCTCCTCAGCAGTTTCCATTCTCTGGGCCACCTTACTACCAGCAGATGGTTCCCCCTAGCTTGCCGTATATTACTTCACCAACTCCAGTTTCACAACCAGAGCTCAATACACTGATGGGTGCTGAGCAACAAAATGATAACATGCTTTTTGGACCGAGGTCTGGTTATCCTCCTGCATTGGGATCTTTTGGTAGAGGCGGTATGCATGGAAATCCTGGTATGATTGGTTTTCATGATGGACAGCAAGGGTTTGATGGATTGAGATCTGGAGGACTTTGGTCAGATTGGTCAAAACCTTCAGACAGACAAAGACCTCTGACCCCAATATCACCTGCTGTGTCTCCTCAACCAATTGGTACATTTGGGTCATTTGGGCAAAATGTTCCAGTG GCATCTCAACAACAAAGATCTTTTTATGGTTTTGGATCAGGTTCGAATTCCTACAATAGAGGTTACATGCACAATGCTTTTAGTCAGGGCTCCAATTTTGGTGGTACGCCAATTTCTAATTTGGCAATTAACAATCGGGGCTGGATTTCTCTTGACTCTAGTAAACGACGTGTGAGGGGTAGTGGTTCTTTATGTGGTTGCAATGGTACTCTTGATATACTAAATGAGCAAAACCGGGGCCCAAGAGCTTTAAAGCCTAAGAGTCAAATGACAGATGAACATGGTTCCTCGGTCGACCAAAACAAAGAAAGCAAGTCTGTGGTTAAGATTCTCGATGAGTCATACAACCAGCCAGATTTTGTCACCGACTACAAAGATGCAAAGTTTTTCATTATCAAGTCTTATAGCGAAGATAATGTACACAAGAGCATCAAATATGGTGTCTGGGCCAGCACACCAAATGGTAACAAGAAGTTAGATGCTGCTTGTTGTGAAGCTAAAGAGAAGCAAGATGCATGTCCAGTGTTTCTCTTCTTTTCG GTTAATGCTAGTGCTCAGTTCTGTGGTGTGGCTGAAATGATTGGTCctgttgattttgaaaagagtGTGGATTACTGGCAGCAAGATAAATGGAGTGGGCAGTTCCCTGTTAAGTGGCATATTATCAAAGATGTCCCAAATAGTCAGTTTCGTCACATTGTACTGGAAAATAATGACAACAAGCCTGTCACTAACAGTCGGGATACACAGGAG GTGAAATTGGAGCAAGGCATTGAGATGTTAAACATCTTTAAGAATTATGTAACCGATATGTCAATCCTggatgattttgatttctatGAAGATCGGCAGAAAGCCATGCAGGAAAGGAAGGCAAGACAGCAAGCTAGCTTGATGGCTGTAGGGGTAGTTGGAGAGAATGATCATAAAAATGCAGTCACCTATTCCACTGATTTTATCAAGCAGATGTCCAAGAGCTTTGCTCAAGTTGTCCGCTTGGATGAGGGTAACAAAGACGGCATGGGTGTAGACAAAGCTACTTCTGCCTCTGGCGGCTCCATGGGTGCCAGAGGTAAACTTGAAGATGCTCTTACTGCCGTCGTCTCTTCTGCTCAGTCCAGTTAG
- the LOC102619639 gene encoding YTH domain-containing protein ECT4 isoform X1: protein MAATQSQQAPDRTTDSTKSLSILIMDAEDQPADTDKMKEQPLSATNESSVSPNSSQGALTVGHTRETAVQSGSFGPVGDHSVYSSNIFAPQAQAFYYRGYDNVPGEWDEYPSYVNAEGLELGSSGVYNDNPSLVYHTGYGYSPQMPYGPYSPVTTPSVGGDAHLYSPQQFPFSGPPYYQQMVPPSLPYITSPTPVSQPELNTLMGAEQQNDNMLFGPRSGYPPALGSFGRGGMHGNPGMIGFHDGQQGFDGLRSGGLWSDWSKPSDRQRPLTPISPAVSPQPIGTFGSFGQNVPVASQQQRSFYGFGSGSNSYNRGYMHNAFSQGSNFGGTPISNLAINNRGWISLDSSKRRVRGSGSLCGCNGTLDILNEQNRGPRALKPKSQMTDEHGSSVDQNKESKSVVKILDESYNQPDFVTDYKDAKFFIIKSYSEDNVHKSIKYGVWASTPNGNKKLDAACCEAKEKQDACPVFLFFSVNASAQFCGVAEMIGPVDFEKSVDYWQQDKWSGQFPVKWHIIKDVPNSQFRHIVLENNDNKPVTNSRDTQEVKLEQGIEMLNIFKNYVTDMSILDDFDFYEDRQKAMQERKARQQASLMAVGVVGENDHKNAVTYSTDFIKQMSKSFAQVVRLDEGNKDGMGVDKATSASGGSMGARGKLEDALTAVVSSAQSS, encoded by the exons ATGGCGGCAACCCAATCACAACAAGCTCCAGATCGTACCACTG ACTCTACTAAGTCACTGAGCATACTGATCATGGATGCAGAAGATCAACCAGCTGATACAGATAAAATGAAGGAGCAG CCTCTTTCAGCAACAAATGAGAGCTCAGTTTCTCCTAATTCCTCTCAGGGTGCTCTCACTGTAGGACATACAAGGGAGACTGCAGTGCAATCAGGATCTTTTGGTCCTGTTGGAGACCATTCTGTCTACTCATCTAACATTTTTGCACCGCAGGCGCAGGCCTTCTACTATAGAG GTTACGACAATGTTCCTGGTGAATGGGATGAATATCCCTCATATGTCAATGCTGAAGGATTGGAACTTGGATCTTCT GGGGTTTACAACGACAATCCTTCGCTTGTATATCATACTGGATATGGTTACAGTCCACAAATGCCATATGGACCATACTCTCCCGTCACAACTCCTTCTGTTGGTGGAGATGCACATTTATATTCTCCTCAGCAGTTTCCATTCTCTGGGCCACCTTACTACCAGCAGATGGTTCCCCCTAGCTTGCCGTATATTACTTCACCAACTCCAGTTTCACAACCAGAGCTCAATACACTGATGGGTGCTGAGCAACAAAATGATAACATGCTTTTTGGACCGAGGTCTGGTTATCCTCCTGCATTGGGATCTTTTGGTAGAGGCGGTATGCATGGAAATCCTGGTATGATTGGTTTTCATGATGGACAGCAAGGGTTTGATGGATTGAGATCTGGAGGACTTTGGTCAGATTGGTCAAAACCTTCAGACAGACAAAGACCTCTGACCCCAATATCACCTGCTGTGTCTCCTCAACCAATTGGTACATTTGGGTCATTTGGGCAAAATGTTCCAGTG GCATCTCAACAACAAAGATCTTTTTATGGTTTTGGATCAGGTTCGAATTCCTACAATAGAGGTTACATGCACAATGCTTTTAGTCAGGGCTCCAATTTTGGTGGTACGCCAATTTCTAATTTGGCAATTAACAATCGGGGCTGGATTTCTCTTGACTCTAGTAAACGACGTGTGAGGGGTAGTGGTTCTTTATGTGGTTGCAATGGTACTCTTGATATACTAAATGAGCAAAACCGGGGCCCAAGAGCTTTAAAGCCTAAGAGTCAAATGACAGATGAACATGGTTCCTCGGTCGACCAAAACAAAGAAAGCAAGTCTGTGGTTAAGATTCTCGATGAGTCATACAACCAGCCAGATTTTGTCACCGACTACAAAGATGCAAAGTTTTTCATTATCAAGTCTTATAGCGAAGATAATGTACACAAGAGCATCAAATATGGTGTCTGGGCCAGCACACCAAATGGTAACAAGAAGTTAGATGCTGCTTGTTGTGAAGCTAAAGAGAAGCAAGATGCATGTCCAGTGTTTCTCTTCTTTTCG GTTAATGCTAGTGCTCAGTTCTGTGGTGTGGCTGAAATGATTGGTCctgttgattttgaaaagagtGTGGATTACTGGCAGCAAGATAAATGGAGTGGGCAGTTCCCTGTTAAGTGGCATATTATCAAAGATGTCCCAAATAGTCAGTTTCGTCACATTGTACTGGAAAATAATGACAACAAGCCTGTCACTAACAGTCGGGATACACAGGAG GTGAAATTGGAGCAAGGCATTGAGATGTTAAACATCTTTAAGAATTATGTAACCGATATGTCAATCCTggatgattttgatttctatGAAGATCGGCAGAAAGCCATGCAGGAAAGGAAGGCAAGACAGCAAGCTAGCTTGATGGCTGTAGGGGTAGTTGGAGAGAATGATCATAAAAATGCAGTCACCTATTCCACTGATTTTATCAAGCAGATGTCCAAGAGCTTTGCTCAAGTTGTCCGCTTGGATGAGGGTAACAAAGACGGCATGGGTGTAGACAAAGCTACTTCTGCCTCTGGCGGCTCCATGGGTGCCAGAGGTAAACTTGAAGATGCTCTTACTGCCGTCGTCTCTTCTGCTCAGTCCAGTTAG
- the LOC102619639 gene encoding YTH domain-containing protein ECT4 isoform X3: MAATQSQQAPDRTTEDQPADTDKMKEQPLSATNESSVSPNSSQGALTVGHTRETAVQSGSFGPVGDHSVYSSNIFAPQAQAFYYRGYDNVPGEWDEYPSYVNAEGLELGSSGVYNDNPSLVYHTGYGYSPQMPYGPYSPVTTPSVGGDAHLYSPQQFPFSGPPYYQQMVPPSLPYITSPTPVSQPELNTLMGAEQQNDNMLFGPRSGYPPALGSFGRGGMHGNPGMIGFHDGQQGFDGLRSGGLWSDWSKPSDRQRPLTPISPAVSPQPIGTFGSFGQNVPVASQQQRSFYGFGSGSNSYNRGYMHNAFSQGSNFGGTPISNLAINNRGWISLDSSKRRVRGSGSLCGCNGTLDILNEQNRGPRALKPKSQMTDEHGSSVDQNKESKSVVKILDESYNQPDFVTDYKDAKFFIIKSYSEDNVHKSIKYGVWASTPNGNKKLDAACCEAKEKQDACPVFLFFSVNASAQFCGVAEMIGPVDFEKSVDYWQQDKWSGQFPVKWHIIKDVPNSQFRHIVLENNDNKPVTNSRDTQEVKLEQGIEMLNIFKNYVTDMSILDDFDFYEDRQKAMQERKARQQASLMAVGVVGENDHKNAVTYSTDFIKQMSKSFAQVVRLDEGNKDGMGVDKATSASGGSMGARGKLEDALTAVVSSAQSS; the protein is encoded by the exons ATGGCGGCAACCCAATCACAACAAGCTCCAGATCGTACCACTG AAGATCAACCAGCTGATACAGATAAAATGAAGGAGCAG CCTCTTTCAGCAACAAATGAGAGCTCAGTTTCTCCTAATTCCTCTCAGGGTGCTCTCACTGTAGGACATACAAGGGAGACTGCAGTGCAATCAGGATCTTTTGGTCCTGTTGGAGACCATTCTGTCTACTCATCTAACATTTTTGCACCGCAGGCGCAGGCCTTCTACTATAGAG GTTACGACAATGTTCCTGGTGAATGGGATGAATATCCCTCATATGTCAATGCTGAAGGATTGGAACTTGGATCTTCT GGGGTTTACAACGACAATCCTTCGCTTGTATATCATACTGGATATGGTTACAGTCCACAAATGCCATATGGACCATACTCTCCCGTCACAACTCCTTCTGTTGGTGGAGATGCACATTTATATTCTCCTCAGCAGTTTCCATTCTCTGGGCCACCTTACTACCAGCAGATGGTTCCCCCTAGCTTGCCGTATATTACTTCACCAACTCCAGTTTCACAACCAGAGCTCAATACACTGATGGGTGCTGAGCAACAAAATGATAACATGCTTTTTGGACCGAGGTCTGGTTATCCTCCTGCATTGGGATCTTTTGGTAGAGGCGGTATGCATGGAAATCCTGGTATGATTGGTTTTCATGATGGACAGCAAGGGTTTGATGGATTGAGATCTGGAGGACTTTGGTCAGATTGGTCAAAACCTTCAGACAGACAAAGACCTCTGACCCCAATATCACCTGCTGTGTCTCCTCAACCAATTGGTACATTTGGGTCATTTGGGCAAAATGTTCCAGTG GCATCTCAACAACAAAGATCTTTTTATGGTTTTGGATCAGGTTCGAATTCCTACAATAGAGGTTACATGCACAATGCTTTTAGTCAGGGCTCCAATTTTGGTGGTACGCCAATTTCTAATTTGGCAATTAACAATCGGGGCTGGATTTCTCTTGACTCTAGTAAACGACGTGTGAGGGGTAGTGGTTCTTTATGTGGTTGCAATGGTACTCTTGATATACTAAATGAGCAAAACCGGGGCCCAAGAGCTTTAAAGCCTAAGAGTCAAATGACAGATGAACATGGTTCCTCGGTCGACCAAAACAAAGAAAGCAAGTCTGTGGTTAAGATTCTCGATGAGTCATACAACCAGCCAGATTTTGTCACCGACTACAAAGATGCAAAGTTTTTCATTATCAAGTCTTATAGCGAAGATAATGTACACAAGAGCATCAAATATGGTGTCTGGGCCAGCACACCAAATGGTAACAAGAAGTTAGATGCTGCTTGTTGTGAAGCTAAAGAGAAGCAAGATGCATGTCCAGTGTTTCTCTTCTTTTCG GTTAATGCTAGTGCTCAGTTCTGTGGTGTGGCTGAAATGATTGGTCctgttgattttgaaaagagtGTGGATTACTGGCAGCAAGATAAATGGAGTGGGCAGTTCCCTGTTAAGTGGCATATTATCAAAGATGTCCCAAATAGTCAGTTTCGTCACATTGTACTGGAAAATAATGACAACAAGCCTGTCACTAACAGTCGGGATACACAGGAG GTGAAATTGGAGCAAGGCATTGAGATGTTAAACATCTTTAAGAATTATGTAACCGATATGTCAATCCTggatgattttgatttctatGAAGATCGGCAGAAAGCCATGCAGGAAAGGAAGGCAAGACAGCAAGCTAGCTTGATGGCTGTAGGGGTAGTTGGAGAGAATGATCATAAAAATGCAGTCACCTATTCCACTGATTTTATCAAGCAGATGTCCAAGAGCTTTGCTCAAGTTGTCCGCTTGGATGAGGGTAACAAAGACGGCATGGGTGTAGACAAAGCTACTTCTGCCTCTGGCGGCTCCATGGGTGCCAGAGGTAAACTTGAAGATGCTCTTACTGCCGTCGTCTCTTCTGCTCAGTCCAGTTAG